From one Pseudomonas sp. B21-048 genomic stretch:
- the topA gene encoding type I DNA topoisomerase encodes MGKSLVIVESPAKAKTINKYLGNQYVVKSSIGHIRDLPTSGSASASKEPAAKRGKAAAGEGPVLTPKEKARKQLVSRMGVDPDHGWKAKYEILPGKEKVIEELRRLAKDADTIYLATDLDREGEAIAWHLREAIGGDDSRYKRVVFNEITKKAIQEAFSKPGELDIDRVNAQQARRFLDRVVGYMVSPLLWAKVARGLSAGRVQSVAVKLVVEREREIRAFNPEEYWEVHADLGTAKGAAVRFDVARENGEAFKPLNEAQAMAALEKLKASSYSIVKREDKPTSSKPSAPFITSTLQQAASNRLGFGVKKTMMMAQRLYEAGYITYMRTDSTNLSVDAVAMARTYIEGEFGKKYLPENPNVYSSKEGAQEAHEAIRPSDANTEPSKLSGMERDAERLYELIWRQFLACQMLPAQYLSTTVTVGAGDFELRAKGRILKFDGYTRVMPQIAKPGDDDVLPDMAQGDAMKLIKLDPTQHFTKPPARYSEASLVKEMEKRGIGRPSTYAAIISTIQDRGYVALHNRRFYSEKMGDIVTERLAESFSNLMDYGFTAGMEENLDDVAQGERDWKNVLDEFYGDFKKKLEVAEGAEGGMRANQPVMTDIPCVLCGRPMQIRTASTGVFLGCSGYSLPPKERCKATVNLVPGDEIAADDEGESESLVLRGKHRCPICSTAMDAYLLDEKRKLHICGNNPDCSGYEIEEGSYRIKGYEGPSLECDKCGSEMQLKTGRFGKFFGCTNATCKNTRKLLKSGDAAPPKMDPVKMPELKCEKVNDTYILRDGASGLFLAASQFPKNRETRAPLVMEIVPHKDEIDPKYHFLCEAPKKDPDGLPSVIRYSRKTKEQYVQTEVDGKPTGWKAYYDGGKWTVEDKRPSAKA; translated from the coding sequence ATGGGCAAATCGCTGGTCATTGTGGAATCCCCGGCTAAGGCCAAGACCATCAACAAGTATCTGGGTAACCAATACGTGGTGAAGTCGAGTATCGGCCATATCCGAGACCTGCCCACCAGCGGTTCGGCTAGCGCCAGCAAAGAGCCTGCCGCCAAGCGCGGCAAGGCCGCCGCAGGTGAAGGTCCGGTGCTCACACCGAAAGAGAAAGCGCGCAAGCAGCTGGTCTCGCGCATGGGTGTCGATCCCGATCATGGCTGGAAAGCCAAGTACGAGATCCTCCCGGGCAAGGAAAAAGTCATCGAAGAGCTGCGCCGGCTCGCCAAAGATGCTGACACTATCTATCTCGCAACCGACTTGGATCGCGAGGGGGAAGCCATTGCCTGGCACTTGCGCGAAGCCATCGGTGGTGACGACAGCCGCTACAAGCGCGTGGTGTTCAACGAAATCACCAAGAAAGCGATCCAGGAAGCCTTCTCCAAACCGGGCGAGCTGGACATCGATCGAGTAAACGCCCAGCAGGCGCGTCGCTTCCTCGACCGCGTGGTGGGTTACATGGTTTCGCCGCTGCTGTGGGCCAAGGTCGCCCGTGGCCTGTCCGCCGGTCGCGTGCAATCGGTTGCCGTGAAGCTGGTGGTCGAGCGTGAACGTGAAATCCGCGCGTTCAACCCGGAAGAGTACTGGGAAGTTCATGCCGATCTCGGCACCGCCAAGGGCGCGGCCGTGCGCTTCGACGTGGCTCGCGAGAATGGCGAAGCCTTCAAGCCGCTGAACGAAGCCCAGGCCATGGCCGCGCTGGAAAAGCTCAAGGCTTCCAGCTATAGCATCGTCAAGCGCGAAGACAAACCGACCAGCAGCAAGCCGTCGGCACCGTTCATCACCTCCACCCTGCAACAGGCCGCGAGTAACCGCCTGGGCTTCGGTGTGAAGAAAACCATGATGATGGCCCAGCGTTTGTACGAAGCCGGCTACATCACGTATATGCGTACCGACTCCACCAACCTTTCGGTCGATGCCGTGGCGATGGCGCGAACCTATATTGAAGGTGAGTTCGGCAAGAAGTACCTGCCGGAAAACCCGAACGTTTACAGCAGCAAGGAAGGCGCACAAGAGGCTCACGAAGCGATTCGTCCGTCCGACGCCAATACCGAGCCAAGCAAGCTGTCGGGCATGGAACGTGATGCCGAGCGGCTTTACGAGCTGATCTGGCGCCAGTTCCTGGCCTGCCAGATGCTGCCGGCGCAATACCTCTCGACCACGGTCACCGTCGGTGCCGGCGACTTCGAGCTGCGTGCCAAGGGCCGCATCCTGAAGTTCGACGGCTACACCCGTGTCATGCCGCAAATTGCCAAGCCTGGTGATGATGATGTGCTGCCGGACATGGCCCAGGGCGACGCGATGAAGCTGATCAAGCTTGATCCGACCCAGCACTTCACCAAGCCGCCGGCGCGTTATTCGGAAGCGAGTCTGGTTAAAGAAATGGAAAAACGCGGCATTGGTCGTCCTTCGACCTACGCGGCGATCATTTCGACCATCCAGGACCGCGGCTACGTGGCGCTGCACAACCGTCGTTTCTATTCGGAAAAGATGGGCGACATCGTCACCGAGCGTCTGGCCGAGAGCTTCTCCAATCTCATGGACTACGGTTTCACCGCCGGCATGGAAGAGAACCTCGATGACGTGGCTCAGGGCGAGCGCGACTGGAAGAACGTGCTCGACGAGTTCTACGGCGACTTCAAGAAGAAACTCGAAGTGGCAGAAGGCGCCGAAGGCGGCATGCGTGCCAACCAACCGGTGATGACTGATATTCCGTGTGTGTTGTGCGGTCGTCCGATGCAGATTCGTACTGCCTCGACGGGCGTATTCCTCGGTTGCTCGGGCTATAGCCTGCCGCCGAAAGAGCGCTGCAAAGCCACCGTCAATCTGGTGCCGGGCGATGAAATCGCCGCGGACGATGAGGGTGAGTCCGAGTCGCTGGTTCTGCGTGGCAAGCATCGCTGCCCGATCTGCAGCACCGCGATGGACGCTTATCTGCTCGACGAGAAGCGCAAGCTGCACATCTGCGGTAACAACCCGGATTGCTCTGGCTACGAAATCGAAGAGGGCAGCTACCGCATCAAGGGCTACGAAGGTCCGAGCCTGGAGTGCGATAAGTGCGGCAGCGAGATGCAGCTCAAGACCGGTCGTTTCGGCAAGTTCTTCGGGTGCACCAACGCCACGTGCAAGAACACTCGCAAGCTGCTGAAGAGCGGTGACGCGGCGCCGCCGAAGATGGACCCGGTGAAGATGCCTGAGCTCAAATGCGAAAAGGTCAACGACACCTACATCCTGCGTGACGGTGCTTCCGGCCTGTTCCTGGCGGCCAGCCAGTTCCCGAAAAATCGCGAGACCCGTGCTCCGCTGGTGATGGAAATCGTGCCGCACAAGGATGAGATCGATCCGAAATACCACTTCCTCTGCGAAGCGCCGAAGAAAGATCCGGACGGTCTTCCTTCGGTAATTCGTTACAGCCGCAAGACCAAAGAGCAATACGTGCAGACTGAGGTTGACGGTAAACCGACTGGCTGGAAGGCGTATTACGACGGCGGCAAGTGGACGGTTGAAGACAAGCGTCCATCAGCCAAGGCTTAA
- a CDS encoding DUF6586 family protein, whose product MAHELYTRTNQKIYFAGLSLEALAKAEEGRAMNSLALIQAGRESALFHLYGALLGLCHEIAGFYRLPQANAPRAEMLLTREVLETIAIPEMAEMVELAQNPETWLAKLLSAYAALLQPPRVPHKPKGDVTQPLIQAVNLDEEEAPQTLSREELESWRQNLKGLAMRFREGLNEC is encoded by the coding sequence ATGGCCCACGAACTCTATACCCGTACCAACCAGAAGATTTATTTCGCCGGTCTGTCGCTGGAAGCGCTCGCCAAAGCCGAAGAGGGGCGGGCGATGAACTCCCTGGCGCTGATTCAGGCCGGGCGCGAATCGGCGTTGTTTCACCTGTACGGTGCGCTGTTGGGGCTGTGCCATGAAATCGCCGGTTTCTATCGCTTGCCTCAGGCCAATGCGCCGCGGGCCGAGATGCTGCTGACCCGCGAAGTGCTGGAAACCATCGCCATTCCGGAAATGGCCGAGATGGTCGAACTGGCGCAAAACCCAGAAACCTGGCTGGCCAAGCTGTTGTCGGCATATGCCGCACTGCTTCAGCCGCCTCGCGTTCCGCACAAGCCCAAGGGTGATGTGACGCAGCCGCTCATTCAGGCCGTTAATCTGGATGAAGAAGAGGCGCCGCAAACGCTGAGTCGGGAAGAGCTGGAGAGCTGGCGTCAGAACCTTAAAGGCCTGGCGATGCGGTTTCGCGAAGGGTTGAACGAGTGCTGA
- a CDS encoding TetR/AcrR family transcriptional regulator, whose amino-acid sequence MAQSETVERILDAAEQLFAEKGFAETSLRLITSKAGVNLAAVNYHFGSKKALIQAVFSRFLGPFCLSLEKELERRQAKPENKPTLEELLEILVEQALVVQPRSGNDLSIFMRLLGLAFSQSQGHLRRYLEDMYGKVFRRYMMLVNEAAPRIPPIELFWRVHFMLGAAAFSMSGIKALRAIAETDFGVNTSIEQVMRLMVPFLAAGMRAETGVTDTAMATAQLRPRSKSAPVAAKV is encoded by the coding sequence ATGGCCCAGTCGGAAACCGTTGAACGCATTCTCGATGCTGCCGAGCAGCTGTTCGCGGAAAAAGGTTTTGCTGAAACCTCATTGCGTCTGATCACCAGCAAGGCTGGTGTCAATCTGGCGGCGGTGAATTATCACTTCGGGTCGAAGAAGGCGCTGATTCAGGCGGTCTTCTCGCGTTTTCTCGGGCCTTTCTGCCTCAGTCTCGAAAAAGAGCTGGAGCGCCGTCAGGCCAAGCCCGAGAACAAGCCGACCCTTGAAGAGCTGCTGGAGATTCTTGTCGAACAAGCTCTGGTGGTGCAGCCACGCAGTGGCAATGATCTCTCCATCTTCATGCGTTTGCTGGGGCTGGCGTTCAGTCAGAGCCAAGGGCACTTGCGTCGTTATCTGGAAGATATGTACGGCAAGGTGTTCCGCCGCTACATGATGCTGGTCAACGAGGCTGCGCCGCGTATTCCTCCGATCGAACTGTTCTGGCGTGTGCACTTCATGCTGGGTGCCGCGGCGTTCAGCATGTCGGGGATCAAGGCCTTGCGTGCGATTGCCGAGACCGACTTCGGCGTCAACACCTCCATCGAGCAGGTGATGCGTTTGATGGTGCCGTTCCTGGCCGCGGGCATGCGTGCCGAAACTGGCGTCACCGACACGGCCATGGCCACCGCGCAGTTGCGTCCACGCAGCAAATCGGCCCCGGTCGCCGCCAAGGTTTAA
- a CDS encoding S-methyl-5'-thioinosine phosphorylase: MTVYAIIGGTGLTQLEGLSIRQSLAVDTPYGAPSAEVQIGEYAGKEVLFLARHGHPHRFPPHQVNYRANLWALKQAGAEAILAVNAVGGIHAAMGTGHFCVPHQLIDYTSGREHTYFADDLEQVTHIDFSYPYSEALRQQLIAALAAEGVGYSSHGVYACTQGPRLETVAEIARLERDGCDIVGMTGMPEAALARELELDYACLALVVNPAAGKSTAVITMAEIEQALHDGMGKVKSTLARVLKG, from the coding sequence ATGACGGTTTACGCGATTATCGGTGGCACCGGCCTGACTCAACTCGAAGGCCTGAGCATTCGTCAGTCATTGGCGGTGGACACACCTTATGGCGCGCCTTCGGCCGAGGTGCAGATCGGTGAGTACGCCGGCAAGGAAGTACTGTTTCTCGCGCGTCACGGGCATCCGCACCGTTTCCCGCCGCATCAGGTGAACTACCGCGCCAATCTGTGGGCTTTGAAGCAGGCCGGTGCCGAAGCGATTCTCGCGGTCAACGCCGTGGGCGGGATTCATGCCGCGATGGGCACCGGGCATTTCTGCGTGCCGCATCAATTGATCGACTACACCAGCGGTCGCGAACACACCTATTTCGCCGACGACCTGGAGCAGGTCACGCACATCGATTTCAGCTATCCCTACAGTGAAGCCCTGCGTCAGCAATTGATTGCGGCGTTGGCGGCTGAAGGGGTTGGCTACAGCAGCCATGGCGTGTACGCCTGTACTCAGGGGCCACGCCTGGAAACCGTCGCTGAAATTGCGCGCCTGGAACGTGACGGTTGCGACATCGTCGGCATGACCGGCATGCCGGAGGCAGCGTTGGCGCGTGAGCTGGAACTGGATTACGCCTGTCTGGCGCTGGTGGTGAACCCGGCGGCGGGCAAGTCGACAGCGGTGATCACCATGGCCGAGATCGAGCAGGCGCTGCATGACGGAATGGGCAAGGTGAAGTCGACTTTGGCGCGGGTGTTGAAAGGCTAA
- a CDS encoding DEAD/DEAH box helicase, with protein MSSAPLSKPLATSWVSRFKEQSLERGRRYALENRVRIIEVGDATITASCEGSGGNVYRQTIRLRESAKGTLLMIDATCTCPVHSNCKHCAAVLLQVQETLAYPAAAKDAELLEKLQAALENRSPKAPPQVLVDNVQPVPRLWLASIEFSAFEPRNGKMQRYIQHRAALSFSYLDEYVSGQKNTDILIRQETQTLRIKRHPEVEQAYREQLRILGFKIATRQSKALPESAGELYEMVNDSAWLTFTLNELPKLRTQGWELQIDEDFGFDLTAVDDWYATVQQAPERDWFDLELGIIVNGERLSLLPILLNLMRSHTELLNPERLARRRDDELILVNIPQRRSTDQGPLQVALPFGRLKPVLATLGEFYLQEPGETTLRLSKADATRLNPLEGLPLLWEGGEQIRTFAQRLRDIKDYTATVPEGLNATLRPYQLEGLSWMQSLRQLEVGGILADDMGLGKTLQTLAHMLSEKNAGRLDRPCMVVMPTSLIPNWLDEAAHFTPQLKVLALYGASRKKHFEHLAEYDLILTTYALLPKDVERLAAQPFHVLVLDEAQYIKNPNSKAAHAARELNARQRLCLSGTPLENHLGELWSLFHFLLPGWLGDVKSFNRDYRVPIEKRASEVRLQHLNGRIKPFLLRRTKEQVATELPPKTEIIHWVELNEAQRDVYETMRLAMDKKVRDEITRKGVARSQIIILEALLKLRQVCCDLRLVNDAALPARGSTSGKLDSLMEMLEELFEEGRRILLFSQFTSMLSLIEDELKKRGVAYAILTGQTRDRRTPVKEFQSGKRQIFLISLKAGGVGLNLTEADTVIHYDPWWNPATENQATDRAYRIGQEKPVFVYKMIARGTVEEKIQHLQKEKSDLAAGVLDGRKTGDWKLQSDDIEALFAPLPEKIDK; from the coding sequence ATGTCCTCCGCGCCCCTGAGCAAACCCCTGGCAACCTCCTGGGTCAGCCGATTCAAGGAACAGAGCCTGGAGCGTGGCCGCCGCTACGCTTTGGAAAACCGCGTCAGGATCATCGAGGTCGGCGATGCCACCATCACCGCCAGTTGCGAAGGCTCTGGCGGTAACGTTTACCGTCAGACCATTCGCCTGCGCGAGTCGGCCAAAGGCACCTTGCTGATGATCGACGCCACATGCACCTGCCCGGTTCATAGCAACTGCAAACATTGCGCGGCGGTGTTGCTGCAAGTGCAGGAAACCCTCGCTTATCCGGCCGCTGCCAAAGACGCTGAACTGCTGGAAAAACTTCAGGCCGCACTGGAAAACCGTAGCCCGAAAGCGCCGCCACAAGTGTTGGTGGACAACGTGCAACCGGTGCCGCGCCTATGGCTGGCGAGCATTGAGTTCAGCGCCTTCGAACCGCGCAACGGCAAGATGCAGCGGTACATCCAGCATCGCGCGGCGCTGTCCTTCAGCTATCTGGATGAATACGTCAGCGGGCAGAAAAACACTGACATCCTGATTCGCCAAGAGACGCAGACGCTGCGGATAAAACGTCACCCGGAAGTCGAACAGGCCTACAGGGAACAGCTGCGAATCCTCGGTTTCAAGATCGCCACCCGACAAAGCAAGGCCCTGCCGGAAAGTGCCGGCGAACTCTACGAGATGGTCAACGACAGCGCCTGGCTGACCTTCACCCTCAATGAGCTGCCGAAGCTGCGCACCCAGGGTTGGGAGTTGCAGATCGACGAGGATTTCGGCTTCGACCTGACCGCCGTCGATGACTGGTACGCCACTGTCCAGCAGGCACCTGAACGCGACTGGTTCGACCTGGAATTGGGGATCATCGTCAACGGCGAACGGCTGAGCCTGCTGCCGATCCTGTTGAACCTGATGCGCTCCCACACCGAGCTCCTCAACCCGGAACGGCTCGCCCGACGTCGCGACGACGAACTGATTCTGGTGAACATCCCGCAGCGCCGCAGCACCGACCAAGGGCCGCTGCAGGTCGCCCTGCCCTTCGGCCGCTTGAAACCGGTGCTGGCGACCCTAGGCGAGTTTTATCTGCAGGAGCCCGGCGAAACCACGCTGCGCCTGAGCAAGGCCGACGCCACACGATTGAATCCGCTGGAAGGCCTGCCGCTGCTCTGGGAAGGTGGCGAGCAGATCCGCACCTTTGCTCAGCGCCTGCGCGACATCAAGGACTACACCGCGACAGTCCCCGAAGGCTTGAATGCCACCTTGCGCCCGTATCAGCTGGAAGGTCTGAGCTGGATGCAGTCGTTGCGGCAACTGGAAGTCGGAGGGATTCTCGCGGACGACATGGGCCTGGGCAAAACCCTACAGACCCTGGCGCATATGCTCAGCGAGAAGAACGCCGGGCGCCTCGATCGGCCGTGCATGGTGGTGATGCCCACCAGCCTGATCCCTAACTGGCTCGACGAAGCCGCGCACTTCACGCCGCAGCTCAAAGTGCTGGCGCTGTACGGTGCCAGTCGCAAAAAACATTTCGAGCACCTGGCCGAATACGACCTGATTCTGACCACCTATGCGCTGCTGCCCAAGGACGTCGAGCGCCTGGCCGCGCAACCGTTTCATGTACTGGTGCTGGATGAAGCGCAGTACATCAAGAACCCCAACAGCAAGGCCGCCCACGCAGCCCGCGAGCTGAATGCTCGCCAGCGTCTGTGCCTGAGTGGCACGCCGCTGGAAAACCATCTGGGCGAGTTGTGGTCGCTGTTCCACTTTTTGCTGCCCGGCTGGCTCGGTGACGTAAAAAGCTTCAACCGTGATTACCGCGTACCGATAGAAAAGCGCGCCAGCGAAGTACGACTTCAGCACCTGAACGGTCGGATCAAACCGTTCCTGCTGCGCAGAACCAAGGAACAGGTAGCCACCGAACTGCCGCCGAAAACCGAGATCATCCATTGGGTCGAACTCAACGAAGCACAGCGTGACGTGTACGAAACCATGCGTCTGGCCATGGACAAGAAAGTCCGCGACGAAATCACCCGCAAGGGCGTGGCGCGCAGCCAGATCATCATTCTTGAGGCCCTGCTGAAGCTGCGTCAGGTGTGCTGTGATTTGCGCTTGGTCAACGATGCCGCCCTACCCGCGCGGGGCAGCACTTCCGGCAAGCTCGATAGCCTGATGGAAATGCTGGAAGAGTTGTTTGAGGAAGGTCGGCGAATTCTGCTGTTTTCGCAGTTCACCTCAATGCTGTCGTTGATCGAAGACGAGCTGAAAAAACGTGGCGTGGCGTATGCGATCCTGACCGGACAAACCCGCGACCGACGCACGCCAGTGAAGGAGTTCCAGAGCGGCAAGCGTCAGATCTTTCTGATCAGCCTGAAGGCTGGTGGCGTAGGACTGAACCTGACCGAAGCGGATACGGTGATTCACTATGACCCTTGGTGGAACCCGGCGACGGAAAACCAGGCGACTGATCGCGCGTATCGCATTGGTCAGGAGAAGCCGGTGTTCGTCTACAAGATGATTGCCAGGGGCACGGTGGAAGAGAAGATTCAGCATCTGCAGAAGGAAAAATCCGATCTTGCCGCAGGCGTGCTGGATGGGCGCAAGACCGGGGACTGGAAATTGCAGAGCGATGATATCGAGGCGTTGTTTGCGCCGTTGCCGGAGAAAATTGATAAGTAG
- the sulA gene encoding SOS-induced cell division inhibitor SulA: MQFPHTSQQAQLPLFEAFMAQPLAPILKDVVESPWSAEPEVFSELSLRGAAGNCLNLLAPILRELSQDQDARWLTLIAPPASLTQAWLRDAGLNRERILLLQPRGTQSAQQLTCEALRLGRSHTVVSWLNPLSTTSRQQLISAARIGDAQSLNIRLG; encoded by the coding sequence ATGCAGTTCCCACATACCTCACAGCAAGCCCAACTGCCGTTGTTTGAGGCGTTCATGGCACAGCCATTGGCGCCGATCCTGAAAGACGTGGTCGAATCGCCCTGGAGCGCCGAGCCCGAAGTCTTCAGCGAGCTATCACTGCGCGGCGCGGCCGGGAACTGCCTGAACCTTCTGGCACCCATTCTCAGGGAACTGAGTCAGGATCAGGATGCACGCTGGCTGACACTGATCGCCCCGCCCGCCAGCCTGACACAAGCCTGGTTACGGGACGCCGGTCTGAACCGTGAGCGCATTCTGCTCCTGCAACCGCGCGGCACACAGAGCGCTCAGCAGTTGACCTGCGAAGCCTTGCGACTTGGCCGCAGCCATACAGTCGTCAGCTGGCTTAACCCGCTAAGCACAACGTCGCGGCAACAGCTGATCAGCGCCGCCCGTATCGGAGATGCGCAAAGTCTGAACATTCGACTGGGTTAA
- a CDS encoding peptidoglycan binding protein CsiV codes for MRLFRSLTLLSTLLMSLLATTAFADDLYQVEMILVRQNAVPAIVSRAAPEDWDAGAQRINPDSFRTPSLNPEVEKLTASNEYTVLMHKAWQQKLGEEASKVAISEGTEQFGQFPIEGTLSLKLGRFTDVDADFWVNKIDANGLVTASERLKQESHTKNGQLNFLDNGHLGLLIKITSLTAPAPRPVPDVIPD; via the coding sequence ATGCGCCTGTTTCGCTCACTGACCCTGTTGTCGACATTGTTGATGTCACTGCTCGCCACCACGGCGTTTGCCGATGATCTGTATCAGGTTGAAATGATTCTGGTACGACAAAACGCCGTGCCCGCCATCGTCAGCCGCGCCGCGCCGGAAGACTGGGATGCCGGTGCTCAACGCATCAACCCCGACAGTTTTCGCACGCCGAGCCTTAATCCCGAGGTGGAAAAGCTCACCGCCAGCAATGAATACACAGTGTTGATGCACAAGGCCTGGCAACAAAAGCTCGGCGAAGAAGCCAGCAAAGTTGCGATCAGTGAAGGCACCGAGCAGTTTGGCCAGTTCCCGATCGAAGGCACGTTGAGCCTGAAACTGGGGCGTTTCACCGACGTCGATGCAGACTTCTGGGTCAATAAGATTGATGCCAATGGCTTGGTCACCGCCAGTGAACGCCTGAAGCAGGAAAGCCACACCAAGAACGGCCAACTGAACTTCCTCGACAACGGTCATCTGGGCCTGCTGATCAAGATCACCTCGCTGACCGCCCCTGCGCCTCGGCCAGTCCCCGATGTCATTCCGGACTGA
- the lexA gene encoding transcriptional repressor LexA, with amino-acid sequence MLKLTPRQAEILAFIKRCLEDNGYPPTRAEIAQELGFKSPNAAEEHLKALARKGAIEMTPGASRGIRIPGFEAKADESSLPIIGRVAAGAPILAQQHIEESCNINPSFFHPRADYLLRVHGMSMKDVGIFDGDLLAVHTTREARNGQIVVARIGDEVTVKRFKRDGSKVWLIAENPEFAPIEVNLKDQELVIEGLSVGVIRR; translated from the coding sequence ATGCTAAAGCTGACGCCACGCCAAGCAGAGATTCTGGCCTTCATCAAACGTTGCCTCGAAGACAACGGCTACCCGCCGACCCGTGCGGAAATAGCTCAGGAACTGGGTTTCAAGTCGCCCAATGCGGCGGAAGAACACCTTAAGGCGCTGGCCCGCAAGGGGGCGATCGAGATGACCCCGGGCGCCTCTCGCGGCATCCGCATCCCTGGCTTCGAAGCCAAGGCCGACGAGTCCAGCTTGCCGATCATTGGCCGAGTGGCTGCCGGTGCGCCGATCCTCGCCCAGCAGCACATCGAGGAATCCTGCAACATCAACCCCTCGTTCTTCCATCCCCGCGCCGACTATTTGCTGCGGGTCCATGGCATGAGCATGAAGGACGTCGGCATTTTCGATGGCGACCTGCTGGCCGTCCATACCACCCGTGAAGCCCGTAACGGCCAGATCGTGGTGGCGCGAATCGGTGACGAAGTGACCGTCAAGCGCTTCAAGCGCGACGGCAGCAAGGTCTGGTTGATTGCCGAAAACCCTGAGTTCGCCCCTATCGAAGTCAACCTGAAAGATCAGGAACTGGTTATCGAAGGCTTGAGTGTCGGCGTGATTCGCCGCTAA
- the nagZ gene encoding beta-N-acetylhexosaminidase: MTAGLQGSLMVDVAGTWLTAEDRQLLRQPEVGGLIIFARNIEHPRQVRELSASIRAIRPDLLLAVDQEGGRVQRLRQGFVRLPAMRAIADNPNAEDLAEQCGWIMATEVLAVGLDLSFAPVLDLDYQRSAVVGTRSFEGDPERAALLAGAFIRGMNSAGMAATGKHFPGHGWAEADSHVAIPNDERSLDEIRANDLVPFARLSKQLAAVMPAHVIYPQVDSQPAGFSRRWLQDILRGELQFDGVIFSDDLSMAGAHVVGDAASRIEAALTAGCDMGLVCNDRAAAELALSAAQRLKVKPSVRIARMRGQAYASTEYRQDPRWLAAIGALKEAQLID; encoded by the coding sequence ATGACTGCTGGCCTGCAAGGCTCGTTGATGGTGGACGTCGCCGGTACCTGGCTGACGGCTGAAGATCGCCAATTGTTGCGCCAGCCCGAAGTGGGCGGCCTGATCATTTTTGCCCGCAACATCGAACATCCGCGCCAAGTGCGCGAGTTGAGCGCTTCGATCCGCGCCATTCGTCCCGATCTGCTGCTGGCGGTGGATCAAGAGGGCGGTCGGGTTCAGCGGTTGCGTCAGGGCTTCGTGCGACTGCCAGCCATGCGCGCCATCGCCGACAACCCGAATGCCGAAGACCTCGCCGAGCAGTGTGGCTGGATCATGGCTACCGAAGTGCTCGCGGTCGGTCTCGACTTGAGTTTCGCCCCGGTGCTGGACCTGGATTACCAGCGCAGCGCGGTGGTTGGCACCCGTTCGTTCGAAGGTGATCCCGAGCGTGCAGCCTTGCTCGCCGGTGCTTTCATCCGCGGCATGAACAGCGCCGGCATGGCCGCAACTGGCAAGCATTTCCCCGGTCATGGCTGGGCCGAGGCCGATTCCCATGTCGCGATTCCCAACGACGAGCGCAGCCTCGACGAGATCCGCGCCAACGACCTGGTGCCATTCGCGCGACTGAGCAAGCAACTGGCCGCTGTCATGCCGGCCCACGTTATTTATCCACAAGTCGATTCCCAGCCTGCAGGTTTCTCCCGTCGCTGGTTGCAGGACATCCTGCGCGGCGAGCTGCAGTTCGATGGCGTGATCTTCAGCGATGATCTGTCGATGGCTGGTGCGCACGTGGTTGGCGATGCCGCCAGTCGCATCGAAGCGGCATTGACCGCCGGTTGTGACATGGGTCTGGTGTGCAACGATCGCGCGGCTGCCGAGCTGGCCTTGAGCGCCGCCCAGCGTTTGAAGGTCAAACCATCGGTGCGTATTGCGCGGATGCGTGGGCAGGCGTACGCCAGCACCGAATACCGTCAAGACCCACGCTGGCTGGCGGCCATCGGCGCGCTCAAAGAAGCTCAATTGATTGATTAA
- a CDS encoding DEAD/DEAH box helicase: protein MDKKVRDEIARSGVGRSQIIILDALLKSRQVCCDLRLIKTHLTAKALRSGSGKLVSLMEMLEELLSEDRKILLFSQFTSMLALIEQELQQRSIGYSLLTGDTMDRRTPVKDFQSGKVPLFLISLKAGGTGLNLTAADTVIHFDPWWNPAAENQATDRAYRIGQDKPVFVYKMIARGTVEEKIQALQLEKAALTGAVLEGGTSGGWKLEQGDIEALFAPLPDPKS from the coding sequence ATGGACAAGAAGGTGCGTGATGAGATTGCCCGCAGCGGCGTCGGACGTAGTCAGATCATCATCCTCGACGCTTTGCTCAAGTCGCGTCAGGTGTGCTGCGATCTGCGCCTGATCAAAACGCATCTGACGGCAAAAGCCCTTCGCTCGGGCAGTGGAAAGCTGGTCAGCTTGATGGAGATGCTCGAAGAATTGCTCAGTGAAGATCGCAAGATTTTGTTGTTCTCACAGTTCACCTCGATGCTGGCGTTGATTGAGCAGGAATTGCAGCAGCGCAGTATTGGCTACTCGTTGTTGACCGGCGACACCATGGATCGGCGCACACCGGTGAAAGATTTCCAGAGTGGCAAGGTGCCATTGTTTCTGATTAGCCTGAAGGCTGGGGGAACCGGTCTCAACCTGACAGCGGCGGATACGGTGATTCACTTCGATCCGTGGTGGAACCCGGCGGCAGAAAATCAGGCGACCGACCGAGCCTACAGAATTGGTCAAGACAAGCCTGTATTCGTCTATAAGATGATTGCTCGCGGTACGGTCGAAGAAAAAATACAGGCGCTTCAATTGGAAAAGGCTGCGTTGACCGGGGCCGTACTCGAAGGTGGAACAAGTGGGGGGTGGAAGCTTGAACAGGGTGATATTGAGGCGCTATTCGCGCCTTTGCCTGATCCCAAATCCTGA